GCTCGCTATGTTGACCAAGCGACAAACGCAGATATTATTGATATTAATATGGGATGCCCTGTTCCGAAGATAACAAAATGTGATGCGGGTGCCAAGTGGCTTCTAGATCCTAATAAAATCTATGAAATGGTTTCAGCTGTTACAAAGGAAGTAGAAAAACCTGTTACGGTTAAAATGCGTAGTGGATGGGACGAAGATCACATTTATGCGATTGAGAATGCAAAAGCAATTGAAGCTGCAGGTGGCAAAGCTGTTTCACTTCATGGCCGTACACGCGTCCAGATGTATGAAGGGGAAGCGGATTGGGATATTATTCGACAAGTGAAAGAGTCAGTTTCTATTCCTGTAATCGGGAATGGAGATGTGAAGACGCCCCAGGATGCAAAAAGAATGATGGAGACAACGGGAGTAGACGGAGTGATGATTGGAAGAGGCGCACTCGGAAATCCGTGGATGCTTTATCGTACGGTTCAGTATCTCGAAACTGGAAAGATTCTAGATGATCCAACACCTCGTGAGAAAATTGATGTCGCTATGCTCCATCTTGATCGTCTCATCCCACTAAAAGGTGAAAATGTCGCAGTACGTGAGATGCGTAAGCATGCAGCATGGTATTTAAAAGGAATTCGCGGTAATGGGACAATAAGGAATAAAGTTAATGAAACGAATACAAGAAACGGTGTAGCTGAACTACTGTACGGATTTATTGAAGAATTGGAAGCGAAACAGGCGGTTTGACTTTCTAACTAGCATTTCCTATACTACATCTAGGAAATAACGGACTGCCAGTAATGGATACTGGCAGTTTTCTTCATATATGTCATGATACACCCGGCGCATTTGTCACTGATTTTATATATGGGAAGGCTTGCTATTCATAGTGCTTTCCGATAAAGTTATAGCGGGATAAACATAGACTTGACAGGAGTGATAGAGATGAGTCAGGAGCTTGAATTGAATGACCTTCTAAAAGTAAGAAGAGAAAAGCTTGATGTGCTAAAAGAGAACAACATCGATCCATTCGGACATCGATTTGATCGTTCTCATACTGCTAGCAAAATGCTAGAAGAATTTGATTCTTTCACAAAAGAAGAACTAGCTGAACAAAATAAAACCGTTTCGTTAGCTGGTAGAATTATGACTAAACGTGGAAAAGGAAAAGCTGGCTTCACGCATATACAGGATTTAACTGGTCAAATCCAGCTCTATATTAGAAAAGATACTGTTGGAGATGAGCAATATGATCTTTTTGATTCTATGGATATTGGAGATATCATCGGAGTAAGCGGTGAGGCATTTAAAACAAAAGTGGGAGAGCTTTCCGTAAAGGTTAATGACCTTCATTTGCTTTCGAAGTCACTTCGTCCGCTACCTGATAAATTCCATGGTTTAAAAGATGTTGAACAACGGTACCGTCAGCGTTACCTTGATTTGATTATGAGTCCAGAATCAAAAGAAACCTTTATTGCCAGAAGTCGTATCATTCAATCGATGCGCCGCTACCTTGATGATCAAGGCTTTCTTGAGGTGGAAACACCAATGATGCATTCCATTCCAGGAGGGGCCTCGGCACGTCCGTTCGTCACTCATCATAATGCACTTGATATGGAGCTTTACATGCGTATTGCTATTGAGCTTCATCTTAAGCGTTTAATTGTGGGTGGTATGGAGCGCGTCTATGAAATTGGACGTGTTTTCCGAAACGAGGGTGTATCGACTAGGCATAACCCTGAATTTACAATGCTTGAACTGTATGAAGCTTACGCGGACTATAAAGATGTGATGACGTTGACTGAGGAAATGGTAGCTCATATCGCGAAAGAAGTTACAGGCTCTACAACTATCCAGTATGGGGAAGAGGAAATCAATCTTGAACCAGAATGGAAGAGAGTTCATATGGTTGATGCTGTTAAAGAACTAACTGGCGTTGATTTCTGGAAGGAAATGACGGATGAAGAAGCGCGGAGTCTTGCAAAAGAACACGGTGTAGACGTAAAAGAAACAATGGAATTTGGTCACGTTGTGAATGAATTCTTTGAACAGAAAGTAGAAGACACGCTAATTCAACCGACATTTGTCTACGGCCATCCTGTTGCGATTTCACCTCTTGCTAAGAAAAACCCTGAAGACGGTCGTTTTACAGATCGTTTTGAGTTGTTCATCGTAGCTCGTGAACATGCAAATGCCTTTACTGAGCTTAATGATCCAATTGATCAGAGAGAACGTTTTGAAGCGCAATTAGTCGAGCGCGAGCAAGGTAATGATGAGGCACATATGATGGACCATGACTTTATTGAAGCGCTAGAGTATGGTTTACCACCAACCGGCGGTCTAGGTATTGGAATTGATCGTCTCGTTATGCTATTAACGAATTCTCCTTCCATTAGAGATGTTCTTCTATTTCCGCAGATGAGAAATACGGAGCGGTAAAAGATTAAGAATGAAGTTCGTTCATCGAGCTTCATTCTTTTTTTATCTTTGTTTCCATCGTTCAGTGGAAGACTCTGTGTCGAAGGTTGTTCAAATAAATGTATGTCTTAGGGAGGTCTCAGTACAATGATTTCATTACAATACACAAGGCATCAGGAGGTAATGAATCTTTTTTGAAAAAGATTTGAAAAAAGGTTGCGTTACTAAGACAACCCTGATATAGTTATATAGGTCGCCGCAACAACGCGGTTGACACGAAAAACAATTTAAAAAAAGTTGTTGACGCCAACTGAGTTAATATGGTATATTAATAAAGTCGCTGAAAACGACATTGAAAGAAATGGATTGCTCTTTGAAAACTGAACGAAACGCCATGTAAGTAGTTGTTTCTACGGAAACAAAAATTGTTTTAAAAGCTAGATTAAGCTTTCTATCGGAGAGTTTGATCCTGGCTCAGGACGAACGCTGGCGGCGTGCCTAATACATGCAAGTCGAGCGAAGAGATGGGAGCTTGCTCCCTGATCTTAGCGGCGGACGGGTGAGTAACACGTGGGCAACCTGCCCTGCAGACTGGGATAACTCCGGGAAACCGGAGCTAATACCGGGTAATACATCGCACCGCATGGTGCAATGTTGAAAGTTGGCTTTCTGAGCTAACACTGCAGGATGGGCCCGCGGCGCATTAGCTAGTTGGTAAGGTAATGGCTTACCAAGGCGACGATGCGTAGCCGACCTGAGAGGGTGATCGGCCACACTGGGACTGAGACACGGCCCAGACTCCTACGGGAGGCAGCAGTAGGGAATCTTCCGCAATGGACGAAAGTCTGACGGAGCAACGCCGCGTGAGTGACGAAGGCCTTCGGGTCGTAAAGCTCTGTTGTTAGGGAAGAACAAGTACCGTTCGAATAGGGCGGTACCTTGACGGTACCTAACCAGAAAGCCACGGCTAACTACGTGCCAGCAGCCGCGGTAATACGTAGGTGGCAAGCGTTGTCCGGAATTATTGGGCGTAAAGCGCGCGCAGGCGGTCTTTTAAGTCTGATGTGAAAGCCCACGGCTCAACCGTGGAGGGTCATTGGAAACTGGAGGACTTGAGTGCAGAAGAGGAGAGTGGAATTCCACGTGTAGCGGTGAAATGCGTAGATATGTGGAGGAACACCAGTGGCGAAGGCGGCTCTCTGGTCTGTAACTGACGCTGAGGCGCGAAAGCGTGGGGAGCAAACAGGATTAGATACCCTGGTAGTCCACGCCGTAAACGATGAGTGCTAGGTGTTGGGGGGTTCCACCCTCAGTGCTGAAGTTAACACATTAAGCACTCCGCCTGGGGAGTACGACCGCAAGGTTGAAACTCAAAGGAATTGACGGGGGCCCGCACAAGCAGTGGAGCATGTGGTTTAATTCGAAGCAACGCGAAGAACCTTACCAGGTCTTGACATCCTCTGACAATCCTGGAGACAGGACGTTCCCCTTCGGGGGACAGAGTGACAGGTGGTGCAT
Above is a window of Bacillus sp. es.036 DNA encoding:
- the lysS gene encoding lysine--tRNA ligase; the encoded protein is MSQELELNDLLKVRREKLDVLKENNIDPFGHRFDRSHTASKMLEEFDSFTKEELAEQNKTVSLAGRIMTKRGKGKAGFTHIQDLTGQIQLYIRKDTVGDEQYDLFDSMDIGDIIGVSGEAFKTKVGELSVKVNDLHLLSKSLRPLPDKFHGLKDVEQRYRQRYLDLIMSPESKETFIARSRIIQSMRRYLDDQGFLEVETPMMHSIPGGASARPFVTHHNALDMELYMRIAIELHLKRLIVGGMERVYEIGRVFRNEGVSTRHNPEFTMLELYEAYADYKDVMTLTEEMVAHIAKEVTGSTTIQYGEEEINLEPEWKRVHMVDAVKELTGVDFWKEMTDEEARSLAKEHGVDVKETMEFGHVVNEFFEQKVEDTLIQPTFVYGHPVAISPLAKKNPEDGRFTDRFELFIVAREHANAFTELNDPIDQRERFEAQLVEREQGNDEAHMMDHDFIEALEYGLPPTGGLGIGIDRLVMLLTNSPSIRDVLLFPQMRNTER
- the dusB gene encoding tRNA dihydrouridine synthase DusB — its product is MLKIGDVSLKNPVVLAPMAGVCNPAFRLIAREFGAGLVCAEMVSDKAVLHKNEKTMDMLFVDDREKPMSLQIFGGEKDTLVGAARYVDQATNADIIDINMGCPVPKITKCDAGAKWLLDPNKIYEMVSAVTKEVEKPVTVKMRSGWDEDHIYAIENAKAIEAAGGKAVSLHGRTRVQMYEGEADWDIIRQVKESVSIPVIGNGDVKTPQDAKRMMETTGVDGVMIGRGALGNPWMLYRTVQYLETGKILDDPTPREKIDVAMLHLDRLIPLKGENVAVREMRKHAAWYLKGIRGNGTIRNKVNETNTRNGVAELLYGFIEELEAKQAV